gcctataggtaaggtagttaCTAAAGTAATCCCCAGAAACTGTTcctgaggattcactgtgccacatgtgtgtttaacattaaaacatgatttataaaatcatgccaacaattagggggctattttaatagcttagtattctttgggaaaaaggtatgtataaaggctttaggcagccctacatgttattgtaggcccagtttaatatgcaacttaattttatacaatatatgtagtaggtgGTCCCTGCTCCAGCTCTCTTTAAAATAagtggtccttggcttaaaaaacaggGGTGGCTTAGGCGATAGCAAAGTTGCAATGCACATGTCTGACTTTAGGCGGCACCATCGTACCGTCAGCTGCTGTTCGCCTGGACAGACGATGTTCTCGACTTCACACTCTTCTTAGCACtctttaaagtgtgtgtgaatggcaATATGCCTTTTACACATTTGAATTtcaaacatattttaatttcccattattttatttttgtctaaCTATTGTTTTTTTGAAGTGGCAATACAGAAAGTCTTTCACATTCTAACTTGTGTCTATATTTAGTTGGTTGTTAAATTAAATCTGTTCCTGATCTCTATGGTGAGGACATGTCTGGATCTTGATCATTTTTGCACAATGACATTTCTGCAGTAGTTAGCATTTTGCCAGAAGATACCCACTGTGTGCTGACAATATGCAGTGTGGTGATGACTAGTTCTTCTTTGGCACTTCATGTACTATCCCACTCATTTCCCTCTGCATTTCCTTCTCTTGCTGgaggagtctttttttttttttacatctcatCTTTCTTGTCAGGAGGCCAAAGATTTTCTGTCAAATTTAGTTTGAAAGAACTGCAATCTTATTAGAACAGCAGCTGATTAAGACCTAAATTCCCACTGTAGTAGAAGATAGGAAGCGAGGAATAATTGCAGAAAGTCAAATACATTTGATCACATTATTGAAAataatgtcattatttttaatAACTCATCCTGATAGCTTCTGAATAAGAAATGAGCTTTGAAAACGCAATAGAAATGAATCATTGTCACTGAATAACATTACACATTCTGGAAGTAAatgattgttttgttgttgcctCTGTGCTCTGGGCTCATCACGAGAACAATCACGAGAACAATGCCTGTGTGTTCTGCACCGCATAATGGCTTTTGCCTAATTTTGTCTCTTTAAAAGGTGGGAGACAAACTAGCCTTTGGAGATAATTCTAGACGAGCAAACGCAAACACAATGGCGAATTATAATTAATCTTGTGTGGGTGAAATTACGAGGAACATTGTACATTGTAAGCTTATGTCTGCAACTGTTTAATAACTGGGAAATCAGATGCTTAATTTCCTGTGTGGATTCCAGTAAATAACCCCAATCAATTGTCCACTCGTGAGCAATAACCACTGAAACAGGAGTGGATATATATCTACATATGGACATCGTTTACTGTAGGCTACTTTCACAACAGTTCACAAGTCTTTGACAGTGACAATCTAATAATTTCTAACTGTGTGCAAATTGCATAGTGAGCAGGTTTCGCTACCGTGATGGTGACTACTTGCAGGAGTTGAGCTCTCTCTACGGAGCTACAGAATATCAATGTATACAGTTGGACTCATCGGAGAGGCTGTGTGAACACATGGCAGTGTCGGTtttcagtacagtacagtaccgTACGCTTGTGTGGTTCTAAAACTCTCCGATTCAGATGCTAATGTCACATTCAAATTCCAAGGATTTCCAGTGAGTGTGCCCCTATTAAACTATCAATATTAAATATCACAATTGTGGTCAATATTTGATGAggcctatttttttttcaaacaatgcAGCTTCCAGGGCTCAGAatcaatatttcaaaaaaaaagtgaatttttcATAACTTTAGCTTTGAAAGCCCGAGTGCATTATTAATATCCGTTACAAGAGCAGTGTGAAAAGTGACAGATTCCATATGCATTTTATAAACATAGTGAAGGTGAAATATACGCTGTGCACTGATTCCACCACAAATCTTGACTCTACTACTGTCAGCCTCCTGggtctttttttctccccctcccGGCAGGTTGGAGGGGGACAAGAAGATCTCTGTCAGGGGCTCTGTGTTTTGCCACCCCTGTTGTGTTCAAAATCCATCACTGGTTAATAGGCTTCTCCTCtctggaactttttttttttttttttttttttttagtgcatTCTAGAAATCCCATCTCTGctgttctttgtctttgttctcATTTTGTTTATGAGTCTCATCGAGAGTGAGAGTAGCCTCTGccgtctctcctccctctccctccttctccttctccttctccctctctctgatgATCTCCACCAGCCTCTGAAACTTCTGGTTTAACTCCTCCATCCCTCCCACCACTCTCCCGTCGTCCTTCTCTCCGTCGCTCTCCAGCGAACTCAGTGACTCAGCCCGTGAGTCACGGCCCTCAAACTCATAAGTCTGCAGCGAGTCATAGGGCGGCTGCgacaggtcaaaggtcacctgATCCAGGCGGATGTTCAGGAGCTCTTCCATGTGGAGGGGCTGCGGGTTGGCGGCTTCTGCTCTCGCAGGCTCTGCCCCGCACGCCCAGCCCCTGCTGTCGCCAAACATCCCCCTGGGTAAGGGTAAAGGCTGCTCCTTTCTCTGGAGTCTGCACATGTTCAGTAGCTGCACTCCTGCTGGGTACAACCCCCCGCCGCTAGCCCCGTTCATACACGTCCCTCTGCTGTTTGGATTCAGCGAGCCCACAATGCTGTACGTGTCTCCTTTCAGGTAAACAGCAGGATTTACAGAGTTGATTTCGCCGCCGTTTGAATAATTTCGCTCGGAAACGGAGGGAATGGAGGAATCAGTGTCAATGTCGTCTAACGTGCAGCTGGTGGCTCCGGTGCTGATCTGAGTCTGCGATGAGCCCAGGCGCCCCTCTTGCTGGTTTGACGAGGAGCTGGTGTGACTCTGGCATGAAGACTCAGTCGGGTCGCAGCGGGTCAGATTGGCGGCGTTGTTGGCGGGTGTCGactctgtttctgtttgtggATTTATCTGTAAAAGAGAAGAAAGGCCATATTAGATGAGTCAGACACAGATGCAGGGATAATATATGGAAGCAAAATGAGGCCATAATGATTCAAAGTTTTTAAGGAACTGAAAAATTGCTAATCATGAAATGTATTCACAACTGAATACTAAATGTTATGAAATTTAAATACCACTGAATTAATTGGGGGGTGGTGAGATCTCCACTTTGAGCAAAATTCAAATTTTAAGCATATCAAACACTTTtgcctgcattctggtgaatttttctgcaacaatttgtgccttttctgcatcaagttatggtgcaaatgtctttatttatgtaaaggggaTTATAAGATATTTGAGAGGGTTGCACAGGCcaattttgattattgggggggttgtaattatatataattCCTACTTGGAAAGAGGTCTGATTAATTCCATTCTGATTCGTTTTGTAACCGTGGTAGAGCCTTGGTGTCTGAAGtttctttacattttattttattttgaaatgttaggTCAGAAGCCCCAACCTACATACATCAGGGGAGAAGAAAAAGCTGCAGCGGCGGAAATGACCATACTGTACAGGCTGAAATTGAAAGTGAGTATGATTTTAAAGTTAGCTGTACATAGagccacacacatacagtaaatccatagttgtgtttgattgcagTCAAATTGCTTTCTAATATAATCAATCAATAAGATTGATAAGATTCTTCCGTGCGCCAATCAGGACCCAACAACATTTGAACCAGAATCTAATGACAGTTGGAAGACCCCGATGAATCACACTGTTGCTTATTTGGCATgaatattttatgtttgttttccaTTGGGAAACATTATTCACTTGCTTATACGATTCAAATCCTTATGGCCTTTCTTTGCCTCCATATAATTGCTACACATTTGTACCCGTCAGTATTAACACTATCACTGACCTTTGCCTGACCCTGACTCTCGTTTGTGTCAGCAGCGTTTGCTTCACTGTCTCCATTTCTGTCTGTGATTTTGCTCTTTGCCAGCATGTGCTCTGCGTCGTAACTAGCAGTGCTCGTCTCGGGAGAGCGCCGCAGAGGCTCAAAGGTGCTCTGGTTCGGGATGACAAGGGAATTGCCAATGTGACCGCCGCTGAGCCCGTGGGTCAGCTGTGTTAACTGCAGACCTGCTTCCAGTGGCCCAACCGGATAATCTCTGAGAACAGGCAGCGTGTGGACGCCGTAGCACAGGCGTCCGTAGAGTGGAGCCGAGCCAGGCCTCTGCTGAGGGTCCAGGCCGGGGCGCGGGTTACGACTCCAGCTGTACGTCCTGGCCCTCGGCGGATTCTGCTGGGTGTACCATCTGTGCCAAGAGATAAATGTCAGGGAAGCACAACACAGTCagaacacacaaacaagcacacacgcGCATGCCACCATGGCAAGGATgggactttttatttatttatttattttttgggaaCAGCTCACATGTTCCTGTTGTTGTGCATGTGCTGTATTCTGTGCATGCTCTGCAGCGCTGTAATGTCAAAAGCGGCGGTGTCTGCTTCCCCTCCCCCCTCGTCATCGTAGGATATGATGTTCTCCCTGACATCATCCTCCTCGAAGGGCGAGTGGGAGTCTCGCTTCTGATGGCGCAATGACAGCGAGAGTGCACACACCACTACGGGGCAAAAAAAGAGACACATGACCACCATACTCTTTAGACGTTACAGCAGCAACCTGACACAGCTGCTCAGCGTTTCCCCGAAAAGTCACAACATATTCATCAGTGGTgggagaagtattcagatcctttacttaagtaaacgtACTAATACcccactgtaaaaatactctgttacaagtgaaAATCCAAAAGTAAaattatgtaagtatcatcaggaaaatgtacttaaagtattaaaattaaaagtactcaatgcagaaaaatcctcacattttaaaaactggaaacgatccaaacagttctgtcaatcaactaagtgattAATGGGCTAATCATGTCAGCTGGACTTATACTACCCATATACTGgtagtttataataaaacattgtattttataaactacatgtgttttgtgtgcgaaaatgttaatttgtaaagtaactagtaactaaagctgtcagaaaTATGTAGTagaataaaaagtacaatatttctctctgaaatgtagcggagtagaagtagaaagtggcatgaaaagaaaagagtcaAGTAATGTACATGTACCTCagactgtacttaagtacttcagtaaatgtacttagttacattccaccactgatattCATAGTGCTTTGAAGAAGCCAAACCAAACCTACCCAGCAGAGTGGTGACACAAGCCAGCATGGCCAGTAAGGTGACCAAACTGAAGATGAGAGACGGCGAGGCGGAAGGCACGGGGAGACAAACCATGTGTCTCTCCCATCTcctgtccctctgtctccccctgtCCTCCGTCTGCATGCTCCCTTGCAGACAGGGACAAATGGTCACGGTGACTGTGCCAGTGTTGGTCAGACCCGAGGCTCCATCGCGCAGCACAACTGGCACGTAGAGGGTGAGCGAGGATGTAGAGAAGCCAGGGAGGGGCTCCAAGGCTGACTGGAGCACCAGGCTGGCTGTCACACCTGATAATGTGACCAAAAAAAGACACATCAAACATGGCCAACTGCACAGCAAAGCTCACACAGGTTTTGGGCTGGTGTGGTGTTTCTGGATTAAGCATGAAATAGAAAAACAGAGCCAATCGCTCCAACCTCCTGTTTCCCTGATGGAGAGGTTGAGGGCAGAGCTGGACTCTGGAGGGATGCTGAAGTGGATTGGGGTGTCCTGCCCTCCATGGTCCCTGTCAATGGCTCGCAGAACCTGAACTACCTGCATAACACACATCAGGATGCTCTGTTTCAGCGGTCAAGATAAATGATAAATCTGAGTCGAAAGGTCAATAACAGGATCGAAAAGAGGTTTAAGCCAGCCCCAAAAGAAAATCACCAGCGCCAACATAAaaagaattgagaataaaaaatagcaatcaaatttaaatattcatattatttttgtaaccagttttgttaattaaggttttatttactcaagcatagTATACATTTTTGAtgatcaaattgtcagaaataacaggaaaatgcatagatttctgccaaataaggtaacacagaaTTGCCTTTACTGAACGTGACACTATCAGGTACATTTCGTCGCGTTTTTAGGAAGATGAATAGCTCGTCCTCGGAGTCGGCAGCCGTTCTGACTGCTACTCAGATTGATTTCTCGTGAGCACGAGATACTTTGCTCACGAGCGTTGCCAACTTAgggacaaatctggcgactttctgtagaaaagacgCAAGGTATTTCTTTCTTGTGGCCGCCAAAACAGTCACGTCTCTTTTCggttctgtgactgaggagtagaggagcagcccctcccctctctgctcTGTCCTCATGGCaggcaggtagaaggggaggggggacagggtgcgggggccggtgtaggtaAGAGAGACAGCGGGACGCGATGGGAGAAAGACGCcactgagctggcctggccctggaAAAGGAGAATTCTTtatctttctccctccctttgtagaattttttttttacttcaaagataaGCTACctattaataattataatgtaatattaattcctgtattgaatttgtgattatttggctaaagatttctatttctttctatctaccttgctgacacaaccactaaaaCACCACAAAACACTGGGTAGCAGTCACAGGAAACTTATTTTACTGCAGTTAAGTTTTCAAGAATAAGCTCTCTTACAGCATATTATTAATATCCATCATAATGTATTAAAAATCTATAGCTACTATCTTGAAAATGCAAAGCTGAGTAAACAAAGATGATGTGAGTTTGCCTCCGCTGTAGCAATTTCTAATGACTGTTTTATCAACAGAAGAACTAAATTAAATCAAGTCAAAAACGAGAAAGACAAAAATAGTCACTTGAAGGAGCTTGAGCCAGAATGGATGAAAACAGGAATAAAGTCTGacattaaatgtaaaattaggcaaaaactaaagaagaacGGACCTGACCGGGGGCGCTGGAGTCACATACAGACGTTGTGTACTGCCTGTCCAACTCCGGCGCATTGTCATTCTGGTCTAGTGTCTCTATGGCAACCACAACCCTTGACACAAGATTTGGATTGtctgaaagaaaaggaaaccaGCACTAATGTTGAAATTATTACTGAATTGGTATCATTTCTACAGCACACTTTGTATTCCCAACTCCGGGCGGTGCTTTCTGTGAAATATGACTGTGGTAAGCTCTGCTGCTCATAGAGCCCGGGGGCAGAGGGGTTAACATACCCCTTTGTGTGGCGATGACAGTGATATTATGCCACTGCTCCTGCTCGCGGTCCAACTCCATGACTGTGCTGATAAAGCCCGTGTCAGAGGCGATGCGGAACACAGCTTCGGGGTCTGACTGGGGATCGATGGAGTACCtaagacacagaaacagaaatagtGAAGAGAGCCCTGAGTGAGTGACTAAACGAGTGAGTAAtggacagtggtggaagaagtattcagatcctttacttaagtaaaagtactaaaaccacactataaaaatacatgaaatgttactgcattgaaaatgtgactGTAGTAAAactatgtaagtatcatcaggaaaatgttcttaaagtattacaagttaaagtacccaatgcagaaaaatcctcacattttagaaactggaaactaAGTGATTAATCGAATAAtacaggggtgtcaaacatacggcCCGTGTACCAGAACCGGCCCACCAAAGGGTCCAATCCGGCacactggatgactttgcaaagtgtgaaaattgcaggGAAGTAATTAATTCCAACTTCAAATGTACCACTTTAATCTCAAAGAATATCTGAGTTATTTTTCTGTAAATTTAAGACTTTAATCTTAGAAATTTCTTTAGAAGAGTTTTTTCTCTTaatattacccctctctcccgTGTCcataacattgtttttttttttcctacgaCGGCCCTAGAACGCTATcgtagcagaagcaacttgcgtttgccaacatcaaaCTGACAAGAAAACTCTGTGTCTGATCTTTCTAGAGTGGTTTACTGGTCTGGCACACAATCAAATTAGGGGTATGTGGCCCATGAGCTAAAATGAGTTGGACACCCCTGGACTAATCCTTTCAGCTGCACTTGTATGTccgtatattgttgggtagtttcatttataataaaccAGCGTATTTTATGTTttctgtgcaaaaatcttaatttgtaaagtaactagtaactgaagctgtcagatgaatgcagtaacttaatacttgaacaatggctgtaaccctattacttcaaacctctaatattgactgttgatttgtgtctatcctactgtctactttattcccttataatgcccatatttaatgctctcttatttaaactttatccttgcactgctatagtttttatattaccaTGTCTACATTATtgtcttatattgtccatatttaatgctggtctctagactttatccttgcactattggacttatttgcactaccaccatgacacccactctcata
This sequence is a window from Sander lucioperca isolate FBNREF2018 chromosome 11, SLUC_FBN_1.2, whole genome shotgun sequence. Protein-coding genes within it:
- the LOC116058825 gene encoding LOW QUALITY PROTEIN: cadherin-24 (The sequence of the model RefSeq protein was modified relative to this genomic sequence to represent the inferred CDS: inserted 1 base in 1 codon) encodes the protein MLTVKCRVQARSTLSSLSSIWRQVSVTFCLRGHRAPLNGSRSLKRVGRNRTCHERSLXSRCRRSWLWNQFFVIEEYRGPEPVLIGRLHTDMDRGDGHTKYMLEGEGVGSVFVIDGNTGNIHVTKSLDREEKDQYRLVATATDRQTGRALEPSSEFIIRVQDINDNPPVFLDEPYVAMVPEMANIGTSIIQVTARDADDPTYGNSARLVYAITQGQDYFSVDPQTGVLRTAIPDMDRETRDEYLVVLQAKDMGGHLGGLSGTTTITVRLSDVNDNPPHFRRSAWSFSISELAAPGVEVGRLTASDPDLGENAQLEFTILDTEEAETFNISGRDQEAVIVLNKLLDYETRSSYTFSVEVANPIVDARYLRKGPFKDQATVRVMVLNADEPPRFSQARYHLDVSENCPPVCSVGRVFAVDPDTGQSTNIRYSIDPQSDPEAVFRIASDTGFISTVMELDREQEQWHNITVIATQRDNPNLVSRVVVAIETLDQNDNAPELDRQYTTSVCDSSAPGQVVQVLRAIDRDHGGQDTPIHFSIPPESSSALNLSIRETGGVTASLVLQSALEPLPGFSTSSLTLYVPVVLRDGASGLTNTGTVTVTICPCLQGSMQTEDRGRQRDRRWERHMVCLPVPSASPSLIFSLVTLLAMLACVTTLLVVCALSLSLRHQKRDSHSPFEEDDVRENIISYDDEGGGEADTAAFDITALQSMHRIQHMHNNRNIWYTQQNPPRARTYSWSRNPRPGLDPQQRPGSAPLYGRLCYGVHTLPVLRDYPVGPLEAGLQLTQLTHGLSGGHIGNSLVIPNQSTFEPLRRSPETSTASYDAEHMLAKSKITDRNGDSEANAADTNESQGQAKINPQTETESTPANNAANLTRCDPTESSCQSHTSSSSNQQEGRLGSSQTQISTGATSCTLDDIDTDSSIPSVSERNYSNGGEINSVNPAVYLKGDTYSIVGSLNPNSRGTCMNGASGGGLYPAGVQLLNMCRLQRKEQPLPLPRGMFGDSRGWACGAEPARAEAANPQPLHMEELLNIRLDQVTFDLSQPPYDSLQTYEFEGRDSRAESLSSLESDGEKDDGRVVGGMEELNQKFQRLVEIIREREKEKEKEGEGGETAEATLTLDETHKQNENKDKEQQRWDF